The following are from one region of the Streptomyces changanensis genome:
- a CDS encoding DUF6421 family protein — MTEILVQDVAGGTPATDMRVVDHPAWAGLKNAVEEIRVLQSADGSIDFNAEDAPARADADTALDRIVTAVEELSPLLPHGADYHRALVADLRKWAAAGYGVPDFLDSLLAFQPAAERVDGRQHLVVFPMYTQNGNPDRNLEAVVLRMVWPEWLAELEATRYDNPLFCGITFEDFTAGYDTNSAVLFPETVAVREAPERFTWGGIFCDREAARFRRVTEAAVDVLGVELPEDIRRMLGDQARCEQAFVLWDMVHDRAHSHGDLPFDPFMIKQRQPFWMYGLEELRCDLTAFKEAVRLEAEGNPHGRDVQYAVLFDRMFRFPVTGDRVRNYDGLGGQLLFAYLHKNDVIRWTDNTLHIDWRRAPEVTNRLCGEIEQLYRDGIDRPKLVHWFAAYDFVSTYLAPHPGSRWAKGPDALDVTQPPRRLVDDVLPDEFPLSMFYEALAKKLKSVIASTKGITAADVEGTPA, encoded by the coding sequence ATGACGGAAATTCTTGTCCAGGACGTAGCCGGTGGAACGCCGGCCACCGACATGAGGGTGGTCGACCACCCCGCGTGGGCCGGGCTCAAGAATGCCGTGGAGGAGATCCGCGTCCTGCAGTCCGCGGACGGCTCCATCGACTTCAACGCCGAGGACGCCCCGGCCCGCGCGGACGCCGACACCGCGCTCGACCGGATCGTCACGGCCGTCGAGGAACTGTCCCCGCTGCTCCCGCACGGCGCCGACTACCACCGCGCCCTCGTCGCCGACCTGCGCAAGTGGGCCGCCGCCGGCTACGGCGTGCCGGACTTCCTCGACTCCCTGCTGGCGTTCCAGCCCGCCGCCGAGCGCGTCGACGGCCGGCAGCACCTCGTGGTGTTCCCGATGTACACGCAGAACGGCAACCCGGACCGCAACCTGGAAGCCGTCGTCCTGCGGATGGTCTGGCCCGAGTGGCTCGCCGAGCTGGAGGCCACCCGCTACGACAACCCGCTCTTCTGCGGCATCACCTTCGAGGACTTCACCGCCGGCTACGACACCAACTCCGCCGTCCTCTTCCCCGAGACCGTCGCCGTGCGCGAGGCCCCGGAGCGGTTCACGTGGGGCGGCATCTTCTGCGACCGCGAGGCCGCCCGCTTCCGCCGCGTCACCGAGGCCGCCGTCGACGTACTGGGCGTGGAGCTGCCCGAGGACATCCGGCGGATGCTCGGCGACCAGGCGCGCTGCGAGCAGGCGTTCGTCTTGTGGGACATGGTCCACGACCGCGCCCACAGCCACGGCGACCTGCCCTTCGACCCGTTCATGATCAAGCAGCGCCAGCCGTTCTGGATGTACGGCCTGGAGGAGCTGCGGTGCGACCTCACCGCCTTCAAGGAGGCCGTGCGCCTGGAGGCCGAGGGCAACCCCCACGGCCGCGACGTCCAGTACGCCGTGCTCTTCGACCGGATGTTCCGCTTCCCGGTCACCGGCGACCGCGTGCGCAACTACGACGGCCTCGGCGGCCAGCTGCTCTTCGCGTACCTGCACAAGAACGACGTGATCCGCTGGACCGACAACACCCTCCACATCGACTGGCGGCGCGCCCCCGAGGTCACCAACCGGCTCTGCGGCGAGATCGAGCAGCTGTACCGCGACGGCATCGACCGGCCCAAGCTGGTCCACTGGTTCGCCGCGTACGACTTCGTCTCCACCTACCTCGCCCCGCACCCCGGCTCCCGCTGGGCCAAGGGCCCGGACGCGCTGGACGTGACCCAGCCGCCGCGCCGCCTCGTCGACGACGTGCTGCCGGACGAGTTCCCGCTCAGCATGTTCTACGAGGCCCTCGCCAAGAAGCTGAAGTCCGTGATCGCCTCCACCAAGGGCATCACCGCCGCCGACGTCGAGGGGACCCCCGCGTGA
- a CDS encoding threonine aldolase family protein, with amino-acid sequence MTPALPTRTDARRHHDPSVRGFASDNYAGAHPEVLAAIALANGGHQVSYGEDEYTDHLQRVIHSHFGPTAEAFPVFNGTGANVTALQALTDRWGAVVCAESAHINVDEGGAPERMAGLKLLTVPTPDGKLTPELIDRQAFGWDDEHRAMPQVVSLAQNSELGTVYTPDEIRAIVEHAHGLGMKVHVDGARLANAAASLNMPMRAFTNAVGVDVVSLGGTKNGMLFGEAVIVLDPEAGRYMKHLRKMSMQLASKMRFLSVQFEALLAKDLWLRNARHANAMAQRLAEGVRAVDGVEILYPVQANAVFARLPQEATLRLQKRFRFYFWNEAAGDVRWMCSFDTTEDDVDAFVLALKEEMAR; translated from the coding sequence GTGACCCCGGCCCTCCCGACCCGTACCGACGCGCGCCGCCACCACGACCCGTCCGTGCGCGGGTTCGCGAGCGACAACTACGCCGGGGCCCACCCGGAGGTTCTCGCCGCGATAGCCCTGGCCAACGGCGGCCACCAGGTCTCCTACGGCGAGGACGAGTACACCGACCACCTCCAGCGGGTCATCCACAGCCACTTCGGCCCCACAGCCGAGGCGTTCCCGGTGTTCAACGGCACCGGCGCCAACGTCACCGCCCTCCAGGCCCTCACCGACCGGTGGGGCGCGGTGGTCTGCGCCGAGAGCGCCCACATCAACGTGGACGAGGGCGGCGCGCCGGAGCGCATGGCCGGGCTCAAGCTGCTCACCGTGCCGACGCCGGACGGCAAGCTCACCCCCGAGCTGATCGACCGGCAGGCGTTCGGCTGGGACGACGAGCACCGCGCCATGCCGCAGGTGGTGTCCCTCGCGCAGAACAGCGAGCTGGGCACCGTCTACACGCCCGACGAGATCCGGGCCATCGTCGAGCACGCCCACGGGCTGGGCATGAAGGTGCACGTCGACGGCGCGCGGCTGGCGAACGCGGCCGCCTCGCTGAACATGCCGATGCGCGCGTTCACCAACGCGGTCGGCGTCGACGTGGTGTCCCTCGGCGGCACCAAGAACGGCATGCTCTTCGGCGAGGCCGTCATCGTCCTCGACCCCGAGGCCGGCCGGTACATGAAGCACCTGCGCAAGATGTCCATGCAGCTGGCCTCGAAGATGCGCTTCCTGTCGGTCCAGTTCGAGGCGCTGCTCGCCAAGGACCTGTGGCTGCGCAACGCCCGGCACGCCAACGCCATGGCGCAGCGGCTCGCGGAGGGCGTCCGCGCGGTCGACGGCGTGGAGATCCTCTACCCCGTCCAGGCCAACGCCGTCTTCGCGCGGCTGCCGCAGGAGGCGACCCTGCGCCTGCAGAAGCGCTTCCGGTTCTACTTCTGGAACGAGGCGGCCGGCGACGTGCGCTGGATGTGCTCCTTCGACACGACCGAGGACGACGTGGACGCGTTCGTCCTCGCGCTGAAGGAGGAGATGGCCCGCTAG
- a CDS encoding SDR family NAD(P)-dependent oxidoreductase: MTTDGNGAALDGAVVAVAGAAGPAGRAAVLRLAAAGATVVAADADAGRLAEAVDAARSAHGDAAVAGETVDLLDPAATRAWAARTEEEFGRIDGLVHLVGGWRGGKTFADTDLADWEVLDKLLVRTVQHTSLAFHEALGRSDRGRFVLVSQSGASNPTEGNAAYAAAKAAAEAWTLALGDAFRKAGGEDGPTAAATILVIKALVHDAMRAERPNAKFAGFTDVTDLADAIVGVWDRPAQDVNGQRLWLTPKP; encoded by the coding sequence ATGACCACTGACGGGAACGGCGCGGCGCTCGACGGAGCGGTCGTCGCGGTGGCCGGGGCGGCCGGCCCGGCCGGCCGCGCCGCCGTACTGCGGCTGGCCGCCGCCGGCGCGACCGTCGTCGCCGCCGACGCCGACGCCGGCCGCCTCGCGGAGGCCGTCGACGCGGCCCGGTCCGCGCACGGCGACGCCGCCGTCGCCGGTGAGACCGTCGACCTGCTCGACCCGGCGGCCACCCGCGCGTGGGCGGCGCGCACCGAGGAGGAGTTCGGGCGGATCGACGGGCTCGTCCACCTCGTCGGCGGATGGCGCGGCGGCAAGACCTTCGCCGACACCGACCTCGCCGACTGGGAGGTGCTGGACAAGCTCCTCGTCCGCACCGTGCAGCACACCTCCCTCGCCTTCCACGAGGCGCTCGGGCGCAGCGACCGCGGCCGGTTCGTCCTCGTGAGCCAGTCCGGCGCGAGCAACCCCACCGAGGGCAACGCCGCGTACGCCGCCGCCAAGGCCGCCGCCGAGGCGTGGACCCTCGCGCTCGGCGACGCCTTCCGCAAGGCGGGGGGCGAGGACGGCCCGACGGCCGCGGCTACGATCCTGGTGATCAAGGCACTGGTGCACGACGCCATGCGCGCCGAGCGCCCCAACGCGAAGTTCGCGGGCTTCACCGACGTCACGGACCTGGCCGATGCCATCGTCGGCGTCTGGGACCGGCCCGCCCAGGATGTGAATGGACAGCGCCTGTGGCTGACCCCCAAGCCGTGA
- a CDS encoding flavin reductase family protein: MTATPAPAATPSRTVPSARAAAPDGAAGPELLRSAFRRHAAGVAVVTAPGGAAHGGGPVGFTASSLTSVSADPPLLSFGIGTGSSSWPAVRAATHVGVHLLREQQHELAATFARSGADRFAAPTRWRTGPEGVPVLDGVLAWLVCRIVGRVPAGDHRIVVAEVVTGDPAASAGRPLLYHHGRFNALRD; this comes from the coding sequence ATGACCGCCACTCCCGCTCCCGCCGCCACTCCCTCACGCACCGTGCCCTCCGCCCGCGCCGCCGCGCCTGACGGCGCCGCCGGTCCGGAGCTGCTGCGCTCGGCCTTCCGCCGGCACGCCGCGGGCGTCGCGGTGGTCACGGCCCCGGGTGGCGCGGCGCACGGCGGCGGCCCCGTCGGGTTCACCGCCAGCTCCCTGACCTCCGTCTCCGCCGATCCGCCGCTGCTGTCGTTCGGCATCGGCACCGGATCGTCGAGCTGGCCCGCCGTCCGCGCGGCGACCCACGTCGGCGTGCACCTGCTCCGTGAGCAGCAGCACGAGTTGGCCGCCACGTTCGCGCGCAGCGGCGCCGACCGCTTCGCCGCGCCGACCCGCTGGCGGACCGGACCCGAGGGCGTCCCGGTGCTGGACGGCGTCCTGGCGTGGCTGGTGTGCCGGATCGTGGGCCGCGTCCCGGCGGGGGACCACCGCATCGTCGTCGCGGAGGTCGTCACGGGCGACCCGGCGGCCAGCGCGGGCCGTCCCCTGCTGTACCACCACGGGCGCTTCAACGCTCTCCGGGACTGA
- a CDS encoding lysophospholipid acyltransferase family protein: protein MAELVYRPVIGAALTMFKALDLKIDVQGSENIPRSGGAVLVSNHISYLDFIFTGLAALPQKRLVRFMAKDSVFRHKISGPLMRGMKHIPVDREQGEAAYRHALDSLRSGEIVGVFPEATISQSFTLKGFKSGAVRLAQEAGVPLIPMALWGTQRMWTKGRPRNFKRSHIPVTIRVGAPLEASPDQYAGALTRRLRERVQELLEAAQRAYPVRPRDAEDTWWIPAHLGGTAPSPAELR, encoded by the coding sequence ATGGCAGAACTCGTCTATCGGCCGGTCATCGGCGCCGCGCTCACGATGTTCAAGGCGCTCGACCTCAAGATCGACGTACAGGGTTCGGAGAACATCCCCCGCTCCGGCGGCGCGGTGCTGGTGAGCAACCACATCAGCTACCTCGACTTCATCTTCACCGGCCTCGCCGCGCTCCCCCAGAAGCGCCTGGTCCGGTTCATGGCCAAGGACTCGGTGTTCCGCCACAAGATCTCCGGACCGCTGATGCGGGGCATGAAGCACATCCCGGTCGACCGCGAGCAGGGCGAGGCGGCCTACCGGCACGCGCTCGACTCGCTGCGCTCCGGCGAGATCGTGGGCGTGTTCCCCGAGGCGACCATCTCCCAGTCGTTCACGCTGAAGGGCTTCAAGTCGGGTGCGGTGCGGCTGGCGCAGGAGGCCGGCGTGCCGTTGATCCCCATGGCGTTGTGGGGGACGCAGCGGATGTGGACCAAGGGACGCCCGCGCAACTTCAAGCGCAGCCACATCCCGGTGACCATCCGCGTGGGCGCACCGCTGGAGGCCTCGCCCGACCAGTACGCCGGCGCCCTCACGCGGCGGCTGCGCGAGCGGGTGCAGGAGCTGTTGGAGGCGGCGCAGCGCGCCTACCCCGTGCGCCCCCGGGACGCGGAGGACACCTGGTGGATCCCGGCGCACCTCGGCGGCACGGCGCCCTCCCCGGCGGAGCTGCGCTAG